In Runella sp. SP2, the genomic window AAGCTAATTCCTGCAATTGTAGGTATGACAGCTTTTAATCTATCTTCTTTGGGTATTACTTGAAGTCGTTTGTAATAGGTGTAAATCGATATTATTGCGAATAAAGGCAAAAACCAGTGTTGTTTCAATAATATCACCAATACAAAAAGTGAAATTAAGGTTAAAATTGTTATTGTTTTGTATTTATCCTGCAACATAATAATGTTTGATTTAGTAGGCACTCAACACAGTGAGCGTCAAAATATTGTCTAATCTACTTTACTGCTGCTTTTGAATGTTTCTTCCGCATGGGTACGGGGAAAGATGATTCAATCTAAATCAGAATTGAAAAAATTATTTTCGGTGCTGTTCAATTAATTTAAACAGCGCTTTTTGCTTTTCTAAATCAGGGAAAAAGACGTACAATTGCTCATGTGCATTGTAGTCGAGGGTGAGGGCGATTTCGAGGTGAAGCAGTGCTTCCTTGTATTCGCCACCATGAAGCAAATAGGCCACCGCCCGATAATACAGCGCGGCACTGTCGGGGATGGTATCTAGCCCTTCTTGAACTACGTCAAAAGCTTTCTTAAATTCGCTCTGATCAAATAAAGCCAACGACCACTTGAGCCAAACATCCTCAAAGTCAGGTTCAAGGTCAGCGGCTTTTTCAAAGGCCTCCATGCTGGAGAATACATTACCAATTTTGTACTCAAGGTCGCCCACCAACAACCAATAGTCGGCAATGAATTCATTGATTTTAATGGCTTTCCGAATGCAATTGAGCGCCTCTACCCATTTGTCCTCCACGGCCAAACAAACCGCAACGCCGTACCAAGCTTCATCCCATTCTTTGTCAAGTTTGAGGGCATCGCGGTAATGTTCAAGGGCTTTGCCAAAGTCTTTGATTTTCTCAAAACTAGCGCCAATGTGGCAGTGCAAATCGGCCGTGGGAGATTCGTATTGAAGTGTCCGTAAATAATTGGTATTTGCTTCTGCAAATCGGTCTAAATTCATGTACGCATTGGCCATGTTGAAATAGGCCGACGAAAAATCTTCCTTGATGACCGTGGCATAATCGTACGCATGGAGCGACTCTTCGTAGCGCCCGAGTTTGCTATAAACGATACCAAGGTTATACCACGCATTGTAGGAATACGGGTCGCGGTCGATGAGTTCGTTGTAGTAGTCGATACTGTCTTCCAATTGTCCCATGATTTCGAGGCAAAAGGCCAGTTCGTACAACGCGCTTTCGTTGTCTAAGTTAATTTCGAGCGATGATTTGTAGTACTTTATTGCCTCGTCGTATTTGCCCGAATTTTGGTAGGCTTGGCCAATTTGGAACAGCACGTCGTCTTTATCACCGTCTTCGATGTAGCGAAGCATTTCTTCATATACTTCCACCGACTGTTCATAATCGCCCATCATGTTATAGATGCCACCTTGCATAAAAAGGACATCTAGGTCGTGGGGATGAAAAAGAGAGGCACGTTCAAGTAATGCGAGTGATTCTTCGTAACGTTGTTTTTGAGCAAGTAAATGTGCTTTGTCCAGTAAAAGCTCTAACGAATGTGGAAAATGCTCTAGTCCATACTCACAGGCTTGCAAGGCACGCTCCCAGTTCCCCTCTCCAATGTAATGTTCTACGATGTGTTCGTAGGTGTCCAAATCAAAAAAATCGTGTTCTTGGTTCTTGAGCATTACCTCAAATCGTTGAACCGAATCCCGCCAATCGGGTTGTCTCTCCTCGAATTCTGGTTGCATATCCTGAATGTATGGGGTCAATGTCTTAGTCGAAAGATAAGAAAATTTCTTTTCCTGTCAAATTTTTAACGTAATATCCTTCGACTAAATTCCGTCATTTACCCCACACATTTCTAAGATAATTGATAATCAGGTGTTTTTTATTTCTTCATCACGTCTTCGATGATGTGTCCGATATTGCCGCTTGGCTCCAATAATTTGAGCAATGCGGCCACGGTTGGAGCAGTATCAGCGACTGCCGTACGGCTAAAGGTTTCGCCTGGTTTGATTCCCCAGCCGAAGAAAAGCAACGGAATGTGGGTGTCATAATTATAGGGAGCCCCGTGGGTGGCAGCGATGGTGCTCGACATCCATCCAGGCTCAGTCACAATCTGAATATCTCCGCTCCGTTTGGCGTGTGTTCCGTTTTTGTATAATGTAAGCAAATAGTCGTTGATGTTGGCGTTGCTCAAATCGTGGGTATTGAGTACTTCGGCTATGCCGTCAAAATCGAGCATGGTTGGGCGGATGGCTTCTACGATTTTATCAACCGATAAGTTTTTTTGTTTCAACAAATCGTGATTGAGGTACAACTGGTAATTTTCGGAAGCACGAATAAAATCACCGTCGCCAAATTTCTCTTTCAAAACGGCTTTTACGGCCGTATTGACTTGTCCAATGTTCAAACGTCCCGCAGGCAAACGGTTTGTTTTCCAAAGGTCTGTTACGTCCATTACCCCGTGGTCAGCTGATAGGAAAAGTAAGTAATTCCCTTTTCCCACTTGTGCGTCGAAAGCATTGAGCAATTCTGCCAAGTCGCGGTCGAGACGAAGGTAAATATCTTCTTCTTCCACCGAGTTGGGGCCAAAACCGTGTCCAACGTAATCGGGAGTAGAGAAACTTACGGCCAAGAAGTCGGTTGATTTTCCTTTGCCAAGTTGCTCGTTCTTCAAGGCTTCCAAAGCCATTTCTTTGGTAATGGTGTTGCCGTGTGGGGTACTTGCCAACACACCAAACGCATCCCCCGCAATTCCTGCTAAGTCATACGGGAAAACCGATTTTTTTGCGCCAGGAAGTTTGGTCTCGTATGGTTGGTCATCGGCCGTACTTTCAGTGTATTTTTCAATCGGAAGCAAGGTGTTCCAGTTTTGTTTCATCAACGCTGACGGACGTTTCTTCGCATTGTAGTCTTTTACCCATTGTGGTAGGTCGTTCATATAAAACGTGCTGGTAATCCAGCTTCCCGTTTTGCTGTCAAACCAATAAGCACCGTTGGCCGTGTGACCTGCGGGTAAAATAGCGCCACGGTCTTTGATGGCAATTCCGATGGTTTTATTTTGGTAGTTGGTACCAATACGCAGCTGGTCAGTAATGGTGCTTACCAACATATTTTTTGGCGACATTTTGCCTGCGGTAGCGTTGGTTGTTCCTACAGGCTGGACGGTAGAGTCGGCCACGCAATACATACCTTTGCCGAGGCGTTTGTCGAACCAATCGTTCCCTACAATTCCGTGAATGGCAGGCGTAGAACCCGTATAGACCGAAGCGTGGCCTGCCGCTGTTACGGTAAGTGCGTAGTGATAATGGTGATTACGGCAGTTGAATCCTTCGCGCATGAGTCGTTTGAATCCGCCTTCACTGTATTTGTCATAATAACGAAACCAATAATCGTAACGCATTTGGTCCACGACAATTCCGACGACTAATTTGGGACGTGCTAACGACGCGGGTTTGGTTGGTTTGGTTTGCGCCCAAAGCGTACTCATGCTCAAAAGCGCCAAGGTTAGTTTGAGGTACTTCATTTGTATAGGTGTAGTTAGAAACTAAAAAAAATTGCGGCTAAGTTACGTTAAGTTTTTGAACCTTATCTTTATAAATACGAAACTCAATTCTATAAAGGCTACTAATGGTTGTTTCTAGTGAGTTGGCTGCTTTGTAAAAAATCCGTCTGCCAAGAAACCTCGGCAGACGAGACAGATGGATGAAAACTAGGTAGGTCAATGAATGTAAGGAAATTAAAAAGAATAAGTGAGGGAGGTCCAGAAACTGCGTGGCAAGATAATGCGCCCAATCTGCAACGAGCCTTTTTCAAAGTTTCCGTTCAATAAAAACTGGTCGCCACGTATATTTCCTTCGGTCAAACCGCGGCTGTTGGTAAGGTTGTCGCCCCACACGCGGAAGCCCAATTTTTTGGTGATTTTGCAATCTAATCCCATCGAAAGTTCATCGTACCCACCCATGTGATAGACGTTACTTGGGGAGCTCCAACGCTTACCGATGTGGCGGAAACTGGCAAACAAATCGAAAATTTTGTAGTTATACGTCCCCGAAAGCTCCCAAATGACGTTCGGAATCCGCTCTGCGTAGTTGCCCGACCATGAGTAAAGCTTTCCAGCTAAATCAGCACGGGCATTGGAAGGTGCCGTCACTTCGTATTGGGTGTATTTGCTGTTCTGGAAAGTGGTAACCAGACGGAAATTGAGGTTTTTAGAAGGAGTATAAGTTGCTTCGATTTCGGCACTTAGGTTTCGGCTAGAGGCAAATGTACCAATAGAAATAAACCCAGCGGTGGTATTCGGAATCAACATACTAGAAGCGATATTGGTTAGTTTTGCATATACCAATGAGCTAAACAACGAAAACTTGGGTGTGTTGATTTTGTAGCCTACTTCTGACATAAATACACCACGGTCTTTGACAGCATCAGGGTTAAAGGTAAAGTTAGAATAGTCACCGATGTTCAAAGCACTGTACGTTCTTGTGGCGCGTCCAAACAATGCGTGATGGTCATTGATTTTGTAGTTTAAACCCACCGACGCGGTGCCGTACGTTCGGGTTTCATCGAAGGGAGTGTAATTCGTGAACGGAGCCGTGTTTTGTAAACGTTGCCCTTTGATGTGGAAACGGTCGGCACGTAAACCAAGGTCAAGGGTGAGGTTTCCTAAACTTACTTCGTCGGAAGCCCAAGCCGAAGTAATGCCCGTCGTTCCTTTGCGGTAGGTACCAATGTTAATGCCGCTGTAGCCATTGCCAGTAGCAGCTCCAATCAATAAGGTACGAGGTTGGTTGGCTATTTCGGTGTTAAACGTTGCCCCTAGTGAGAAAAGGTCAATGTCATAGGTATGAATTCCCGCCCCAAACGAAAGCGAATGTTTGCCTAATTGTTTGTTAAAGTCTAAGTTGTCAGAAAATTGTTTATCCGTACTGTTGGTTCCAATGAAGGATTGACCTGTGTAAAAACCCGTTGGGTTATTAAGTTTTTGTCCGTCTAAAGTATAATAGTTGACGTTCGCTTTGTAGGCAGTGGCAGCGGTTACAATCGAACCAGTAAAATTAGAAGTAGTGCTTTGGTAGCGTAAATTGTTCTTGATTGTCCACTCGTTTTTGGTAATGTGTTTAAATTCAATGCCTCCTGCTAATGACTTTAAATGAACACCGTCCGAAAAATCGTAGTTGTAAGTCTTACCAGTAGGTGCTACCAATGACACTTTGGTGTCGCGGGTGGCTAAGATTTGGGTCAACAAATCGAAATCTGGCAAAGCTTTGCCTTGTCCTGAACCGTCGTAGCTGTAGTATGAAGGCACAAGCCACGCTGTTTTATCGTTGAGGTATTTTCCGTAAAAACGAACGTAGCTATTGGGCTTGATTTCGTAGGTAAGGTTCATTTTCAACTGTCCACCGTCATTGGCGCGGTACGAAGGCGGGCGAATCCCATCGTCGGCGCGGTAAAAACCACCTACGTTAAATTTGAGCTTTGGCGCGATTTTGCCCCCAAAATTGGCATCAAAACGATTGGCATTCTGCGACAAACCTCGGGTGTATTTTACTTTTCCCGTAAACTTATCTCCACCTGTGTTTGAAATGACGTTGATTAAAGCACCTGGAGTGTTGGCAAGCAAAACGGCTGCGTGGCCACCGCGAACTGCTTCAACGGTTTTGATGGTCAAATCCACTTTGTAATATTGGTCGGCAGAAGGGCTGGTACTAAAACCCGTTGGAAGTACCGGAAGACCGTCTTCCATTACCCCCATAAAAACGTAGCCACCGCCTGGTAAACCCCGCACTCGCACACTGCCAGGGCCGTCTCCACCGCTGCTTTCAACCGAAAGCCCAGGAATGGCCTTCAACATATCGGTACTGTTGAGGGGAGGGCGTTGGCTCAGTTGTTTGGCGTTGATGGTCGAAATGGCCACACTCGATTCGATTTTCTTTTTGGGCGAACCGCTAGAGGTAACCACTACTTGTTCGAGCTGTAGGTTGTCTTCTTGAAGTACAATGTTGACTTGGACGTCGTTGCCTGTGACCGCTACGTCTTTTTTGAGCGTGATAAAACCAATGCTACTTAGGTTGAGGGTGTAGTTGCCATTGGGAATATCACTAAAAGTAAACATCCCATTTTTATCAGCGACTTGGCCTTTGTTTTGGTAGCTCAAAATCACCGTCGTTCCAATCAATGCTTCTCCTTTGGCATCGGTTATTTTCCCCGAAATGGTATGCCCTTCGGCTTTTGAGGCTTCCTCGTTTTGAAAGGAGTGAGGAAAGGAGGAGGGGCTTTTGGCGGTTCGACTGATAATGATAAGGTTGCCCGTTACTTTATAATTGAGTTCCAACGATTTGGTTACGTCATCCAACACTTTTTGTAGGGTTTGTTGGTCGGCATTAATGTTTATTTTGCGATTGGCCTGAATCATCTTTGAGCTAAAGACAAACTTGGCGCTTACTTGTTTTTCAATGAGGTTAAATACGGTTTCGACGTCTTGTTTTTGGAGACGAAGGGTGATTTTTTGGTTCAGCACCGACTGAGCGTTGCTGTCGGTAGCGTAGGCATTGCTCATGAACCAAACGGCGATTAAAATCTGAGTGAGCGAGATACGCATAGCTCGGAGGAATACTTGGAGGTGTACGCTTTTTTTCATACTTTTGAACTGTTTTATTAAGGTGAAAATTTGGTAAAACAATCCCCTGCATCCTTGAAAAAAGATGTGCTTAGGCGTCAGAACCATTAAGGGGATTTCGAAACTAGGAGGGCGATGCTGGTACCATTACCCTCCTTTTTTATTTACATCCTTTGCTGTGTACCACTATCTGCCCGTCGATGACTTCGTAATGGGCTTCAATGGCTTCACAAATGATGGTCAATTTCTCATAAAGGCTTTGGTTAGTCAATGTGGCAGTGAGGGGACAGTCGGAAAGCAAATCTTCGTCAAAAAGAATGTCAACTTGGTACGCTTTTTCAAGCATTTTAAGTACTTCAGTAACGGGGGTATTGCAAAACGAAAAACTGGGTAACTCATTGGTAATGGACACTATCTGGGGTGTTTCACTGAGGGTTTTTACCAATTGATTGTTCGCGGGTTCAAACACTAATTTTTGATTGGCCGTCAAAACAACGCCTTTGGATTCTTGGCCGATGAGGTTTTTTGGGGTTTCAATGTCAAGTTTTTTGAAGACAGAAACCCGCCCTTCTCGTACTTCTACGATGGTTTTTTGAGCGCCTTCCTGTGCATTTACCAAAAAACTTGTCCCCAATACTTTGGTTACTAAGTCGTTGGCATAAACCAAAAAAGGACGTTTGGCATCTTTGGTGACTTCAAAAAAAGCTACGCCAGAGAGATATACTTTACGATTATCTTTTTGGAAAGAGGCAGGGAAACTGAGGCGGGCGTTAGGTTCAAGAATGACTTTGCTGCCGTCGCTCAACAAAACGGTTTGCGTTGACTTGGTATCGTTTATCTTTTCTACCAATTCTTGTCCCGCCGTGATTTGCTGGTAGGTACTTTGGGGAGATGGAGTAAATAAATAACGAACGCCCAATCCCAAGATAACAATAGCAGCAGCGCGCCAAACCCACTTCGACACAGGCCGAAAATGTACCATTGGGGTGGTATCGTCGGTTACTTCAATCGCTGGTGTTGCTTTGTCTGCCCGCGCTTTTTCGACCAATTTTTGGATTTCAATCTGAATTTCGACGTCGCTTATGGGCGACTGGTAGCGGCGATAAACACTGCTCAAGAGCGTTTTTGCCTGCTTAATTTCTGATACTTGGTGCGGATTTTTTGCGAGGTAGCCTTCCCAAAACGCAATGTCTTCGGGCTGTTGGTAACGCACCCACTGTTGAAAGCGGGCATCCAACACAAAATCTTCGAGGCAATAGTCGTGGTATAAATTCATTGTAATAAAGACTTCTATCTATACATAGGCAGCCTTTAACCTAGAATAATCAAAAAAAATCACATTTTTTTTCAAATGTTGATTTTGAGCCAATAGCGCTACATTTTTTCTTTCAATTCTTTCAAGGTACGGTACAATAAATTGGCCACGGCTTGCCTCGAAATTGACATTACCTGAGCGATGGATTCGTTGTCGAGGTTTTCGTAAAACTTCAAGTAAATGATTTCTTGTTGGCGCTTGGGCAGTTCGGCCAACTGTCGATTGAGCTGTTGAAGCAATTCTTGGTTGGTTTCAACCTCAATGATTTGTTGTTCCACCGAAATTTCCCCCAAATCTTCTGCATCGAAGTCTAGTTCGTCTTCGTCGGTGAGCCATTGTTGTTTCAAACTTTCGCGGTGAATTTTTCGTCGCAGCGATTTAAGAAGATAAAATTTAACAAAATCGGTGTCACCGAGCGTTTCGCGCTTGTACCAGAGTTCCATAAAAAGGTCTTGCAGACAATCCTTGATGAATTCGCGGTCTTTGGAAAACTTGGTTCCGTAGCTAAATAAGCTTCGGTAATACTTTTGGGCAATTTGACCAAACGCATTTTCATCCCCTTCGCGAAAAGCATTCCACAAGTGAGCATCTTCGGGAGATGTGTTAGGTACGTTAGTCATGTAGGTTAGTAGAATGGGAATTGGCGGGTAATCCTACGATAAATTATAGAAATTTGCAAAATTATTCAACCATTATGCTTTAAAAAAGTAAGGCGTTGTCGTTATGGATTCAGTGTAGTCGGTTACTCAAAACCGAATGAAGATTAGACCCAAGTTGATTTTGACTTTTGGGGCGTAAAGTGTACTATTAAAACATAAAAAGAAAATATGAAAAAAATTGGCGTTTTGCTTCACGGAAGTGGGGTATTTGATGGCTCAGAAATCCACGAATCGGTTTTTACGTTGTTGGCAATTGCTGAAGCAGGAGCTGAGGCGGTCTGTTTTGCGCCCAACGTAAATCAGCACCACGTGCTCAACCATACCACGGGCGAAGAAATGCCCGAAATCCGCAATGTGTTGGTAGAATCGGCACGAATTGCGCGGGGCAATATCAAAGACATTGTCGATATTCAGGCGTCGGAGTTGGATGGATTGGTAATGCCAGGTGGTTTTGGAACGGCCAAAAACATTACAAAATGGGCGTTTGAAGGGCCTGATGGGCCAATTTTGGAATCGGTGAAAAACCTGATTGTGGAGCTAGTGGCCCAAGGAAAACCGATTGCGGGCTTGTGTATGAGCCCCACGACCATCGCCAAGGCTTTGGAAGGAACAGCATACCACGCGCATTTGACGGTAGGAACGCCCAACGAAGCCTCTCCGTACGAAATTGCCGCTATTTCGGCAGGCATGGAGTCGATTGGGCAGGTGGCAGAAATGGCGTCGGTGCGAGAAATTGTGGTGGACGAAAAACTCAAAATTGTGACAGCACCGTGTTACATGATGGAGGCGAACATTGTCGAAGTTCGTGATAACATCAAGCAGGCCGTGGACGCGCTGATTGCGTTGATGTAGTTATTACCAACGAAAAAGGCGGCCATTCGGCCGCCTTTTTCGTTGGAGTTTATAGAAATTATTCGCTTTCGTTGTCTGAAACAATCCCTTCACGTTCAGCTTGTGCTTTATAATCGTGAAGCTGAACTGGTTTACTTCCCTTCCGCATTTGAATATTGAGTACCTCCACCAGCAGCGAAAACGCAATGGCGAAGTATAAATAACCTTTTGGAACAGAGCCTACGTGAGTACCAAAGAAAGATACATTAGCAAGGTGCGCACCTTCGGCAATGAGCATAAATCCAATGGCAATCAAGAAGGCTAAACCGAGCATCTGTACTGAAGGGTGACGGTTGACAAAATCGCCAACAGGGCCTGAGAATGCCATCATAATGATGACCGAAAGTACTACCGAAATAATCATTACCGTGACGTTTTGAGTAAGTCCAATGGCCGTCAAAATGGAGTCAATCGAAAAAACGACGTTGATAAGTGCAATTTGCATCACCACATTTGTCAACTTGCTTGCGGCACTTCCTTTTGGTTTTTGAACTTCTTCTTCCGCACCTTCTAATTTATGGTGAATCTCTGAGGTACTTTTGTACAACAAAAACAATCCTCCGACCACTAAAATGACACTTTGACCAGAAAAGGCCGCATGGAACCAGCCCGCGTCGATGTGTGTAAAGGGTTTGGACAGCGAAATGATGAAAGAAATTCCAAACAACAGGGTTACGCGGAAAATCATGGCCAACAACAAACCAATGTTACGCGCTTTGGGCTGGTCTTTGCGGGCAAGTTTGTTGGCAGCAATTGAGATGAAAATGATGTTGTCAATCCCCAAAACAATTTCTAGGAATGTAAGGGTTAACAAACTAACGATGGCCTCTGCAGTAAATAGTGAATCCATTTTGATAAATGAGTGAGTAAATAAGTTGTTTAGTTAAGAAAGTTCAAAATTGAAGGGCTATTCGGTTTCAATAAGCTAATTTTACACGAAAAAACCAAACCCTCCATGAGTGGTAAAAAAATAACCTCAAAACTTCCCAACGTCGGTACAACGATATTTACGGTAATGTCTGCTTTGGCAGCAGAACACAAAGCCATTAACCTTTCGCAGGGTTTTCCTGATTTTGACATGCCCGAGGAGCTGGTTAATCTTACGTGCGAAGCACTGCAAAATGGTTATAATCAATATTCGCCCATGGCGGGTTGGATGCCATTGCGGGAGAGTATCGCTGCCAAAGTGCATGATTTGTACGGTGTTGAAATTAATCCTGATTCCGAAATTACCATTACCCCAGGCGGAACGTACGGGATTTATACGGCTTTTACCACCGTGTTACAGCCTGGCGACGAGGTAATTGTGTTTGAACCCGCCTACGATAGTTACATTCCTAACATTGAAATCAACGGTGGGGTAGCGGTTCGGATTCCGCTGGAGTTTCCGACCTATCGTATCAATTGGGAATTGGTTCGGGCTAAAATTACGCCCCGCACCCGCATGATTGCGCTCAATACGCCGCACAATCCTACGGGTAGTATTTTGCGGGCTTCGGACATCGAACAACTGCGGCAGCTAGTGGAGGAGTTTGATTTGCTCATCATGTCCGACGAGGTGTATGAACATTTGATTTACGACGATGAGCCTCATCAAAGTATTTTGAGGTACGAAGATTTGCGCCAACGAGCGTTTGTTAATTTTTCGTTTGGGAAGGTTTATCATTGCACTGGCTGGAAAATGGGGTACTGTATTGCGCCACCTGCGTTTACGGCCGAGTTTCGTAAAGTGCATCAATTCAACTGTTTTAGCTGCTATACACCTGCCCAAGTGGCTTTGGCCGAATATCTGAAAAACAAGGAGGCTTACCGTTCAATTTCTGGTTTTTATCAAAAGAAGCGCGATTATTTTGCCGAATTGATGAAACAAACGCGTTTTAAACCGCTCCCGAGTTATGGTAGCTATTTCCAATTGTATCATTTCAACCACCTTTCCGATTTGTCCGACAAAGATTTTTCTATTTGGTTAACCAAAGAACACGGCGTGGCTTGCATTCCTGTTTCGGCTTTCTATCAAGAAGCTATCGATAACGGAGTTGTACGTTTTTGTTTTGCAAAAAAAGAAGAAACGCTCGAAAAAGCGGTAGAAAGATTGGTGAAACTGTAGTTGTGTGTCAAAATTGGGTTTCTCAAAATGCGCAACAAAGAAGAGGCGGGTTTTGAGAAACCCTCTACACAACGATCGGGTTTTGAGAAACCCTTTGCACAGTCGACACTATTTAATCACTCTCCTCACACCCACAAATCTCTTTTTATAATAGCTGGCATGAAGGACGTCGTAGCGGATGCCGCCTTTCCAAGCTGAATGAATGAATTTGACGTAGCCATCACTAACGGCAACAATCATTCCGACGTGGCCAATACGGGTGCTTTTTGAGTTGCTTCCTTTGAAGAAAATTAAATCACCTGGACGTGCTTCACCAAGGGCAATTTCCACTCCGTGGGAGATTTGGGCGGCGCTAGAATGGGGAAGGAGCATCCCAAATTTAGAAAAACAGTATCGTACAAAACCTGAACAGTCGAAGCCCTTGGGAGAACTCCCTCCTGAGCGGTAACGGTAACTAAGGTGTTTTTTTGCAAATGACAAAATATCAGTCGTTAACGAAGTATTTTGGGTCGAATCGACTGCTTGTTTTTGGGCAAAAGAAAAGGTCGATAAAAGGCATAATCCTAGAACAAAAATCCACTTCTTCATCAGTTAGGTACTTTTTTATAGGGTTGAACGCTTCCCCAAGTAAGTAAAGAAAGTTTTTTTTGCCAAATTTTTGGAAATAAAATTTATATCGTAATATTGCGATGAATTAGCGTTTTTAATGAAAATGGGAACAACAAAATCGGAAGTTTTTACCGTAGAAGAAAATCGAATTGCCGATTTGGCGAAGGCGTTTGCGCATCCTGCTAGGGTGGCTATTTTGCGCCTTTTAGCCGAGAAAAAAGCTTGCGTTTGTGGCGACCTTGTGGATGAATTACCGCTTTCACAAGCCACAGTTTCGCAACATTTGAAGGAATTGAAACGCATCGGAATCATCAAAGGGGACATTGCGCCTCCGCGCGTTTGTTACTGCATCGATGAAGAGGTTTGGAACGAAGCAATGCAATCTTTCGGGTTGTTGTTTTCGTCGTATCTTAAAAATAATTGCTGCTAAAATTTTTTGCTTATATTTATCGTAATATTACAATTAAAATCAATAATCACAATGACAACAGATGAATTGCTCAAAAACTTGGTGCGTGAAAAATACACCGAGGTGGCTACCCAATCGAAGGATTTTAACGCGGCTTCCTGCTGTGGTTGCGGCCCTAGCTGCGAAACCGACGGAGAATTTTTGGGAATTATGGCCGAAGATTATACAAAATTAAACGGATACGTGGCCGATGCCGACTTGGGACTTGGGTGTGGGCTTCCTACGCAATTTGCCCAGATTCAAGAAGGCGATACGGTCATTGATTTAGGTAGTGGCGCTGGAAACGATG contains:
- a CDS encoding C40 family peptidase → MKKWIFVLGLCLLSTFSFAQKQAVDSTQNTSLTTDILSFAKKHLSYRYRSGGSSPKGFDCSGFVRYCFSKFGMLLPHSSAAQISHGVEIALGEARPGDLIFFKGSNSKSTRIGHVGMIVAVSDGYVKFIHSAWKGGIRYDVLHASYYKKRFVGVRRVIK
- a CDS encoding methionine aminotransferase → MSGKKITSKLPNVGTTIFTVMSALAAEHKAINLSQGFPDFDMPEELVNLTCEALQNGYNQYSPMAGWMPLRESIAAKVHDLYGVEINPDSEITITPGGTYGIYTAFTTVLQPGDEVIVFEPAYDSYIPNIEINGGVAVRIPLEFPTYRINWELVRAKITPRTRMIALNTPHNPTGSILRASDIEQLRQLVEEFDLLIMSDEVYEHLIYDDEPHQSILRYEDLRQRAFVNFSFGKVYHCTGWKMGYCIAPPAFTAEFRKVHQFNCFSCYTPAQVALAEYLKNKEAYRSISGFYQKKRDYFAELMKQTRFKPLPSYGSYFQLYHFNHLSDLSDKDFSIWLTKEHGVACIPVSAFYQEAIDNGVVRFCFAKKEETLEKAVERLVKL
- a CDS encoding helix-turn-helix transcriptional regulator codes for the protein MGTTKSEVFTVEENRIADLAKAFAHPARVAILRLLAEKKACVCGDLVDELPLSQATVSQHLKELKRIGIIKGDIAPPRVCYCIDEEVWNEAMQSFGLLFSSYLKNNCC
- a CDS encoding TerC family protein; the encoded protein is MDSLFTAEAIVSLLTLTFLEIVLGIDNIIFISIAANKLARKDQPKARNIGLLLAMIFRVTLLFGISFIISLSKPFTHIDAGWFHAAFSGQSVILVVGGLFLLYKSTSEIHHKLEGAEEEVQKPKGSAASKLTNVVMQIALINVVFSIDSILTAIGLTQNVTVMIISVVLSVIIMMAFSGPVGDFVNRHPSVQMLGLAFLIAIGFMLIAEGAHLANVSFFGTHVGSVPKGYLYFAIAFSLLVEVLNIQMRKGSKPVQLHDYKAQAEREGIVSDNESE